From the genome of Halomonas sp. MCCC 1A13316, one region includes:
- a CDS encoding branched-chain amino acid ABC transporter permease: MSTQHTERREDIVATPSRFPLREVILFGALLAAVLGVYAVMGTAYSTRMLVEAACYAILALGLTIQWGYAGQFNAGVMGFVALGSFATMIFSVPVNDAFWGTELPGELGLALLYVAAAILVVYGATKLDRIGVHRKLRTLIAVVLAVVLYLVVISLLRDVTAEIESRAGFIGGLGLPAWSGWIVGGALAGIIGYFIGHICLGLRSDYLAIATLGIAEIIKAFLKNSDWLTRGTATVSPLPWPTPGPSELGFTLARALYLSVTAVMIAAIFFLLHRAYHAPWGRMIRAIRDNEISAAAMGKDINRRRLEIFVLGCILMGIGGGALASFNSIFDPNGFLPLNHTFLVLVMVILGGPGNNLGTIFGAVAVYIIWLMSEPLALFVMHGAAAIGEGWFGWEAPGNLDSRALQARVFVIGLLITLVLRFAPQGLLPEKVKHHG, from the coding sequence ATGAGCACGCAACATACCGAACGCCGCGAAGATATCGTCGCCACGCCGTCACGCTTCCCGCTGCGCGAAGTCATCCTGTTCGGCGCCCTGCTGGCGGCGGTTCTCGGTGTCTACGCCGTGATGGGAACCGCCTACAGCACGCGCATGCTGGTGGAAGCCGCCTGCTATGCCATCCTGGCCCTGGGCCTGACCATCCAGTGGGGCTATGCTGGCCAGTTCAATGCCGGCGTGATGGGCTTCGTCGCACTGGGCAGCTTTGCCACCATGATCTTCAGCGTGCCGGTCAACGACGCCTTCTGGGGTACGGAGCTGCCCGGCGAGCTGGGTCTGGCGCTGCTCTACGTGGCCGCCGCCATCCTGGTCGTCTATGGCGCCACCAAGCTCGACCGCATCGGCGTACACAGAAAGCTGCGCACGCTGATCGCCGTCGTGCTGGCCGTGGTGCTCTACCTGGTGGTGATCAGCCTGCTGCGCGACGTCACCGCCGAGATCGAATCCCGCGCCGGCTTCATCGGCGGCCTGGGCCTGCCGGCCTGGAGCGGCTGGATCGTCGGCGGCGCCCTGGCCGGCATCATCGGCTACTTCATCGGCCATATCTGCCTGGGGCTGCGCAGCGACTACCTGGCCATCGCCACCCTCGGCATCGCCGAGATCATCAAGGCCTTCCTCAAGAACTCCGACTGGCTGACCCGCGGCACCGCCACCGTCTCGCCGCTACCTTGGCCCACGCCCGGCCCCAGCGAACTGGGCTTCACCCTGGCCCGTGCGCTGTATCTGTCGGTCACGGCGGTGATGATCGCGGCGATCTTCTTCCTGCTGCACCGTGCCTATCACGCCCCCTGGGGGCGCATGATCCGCGCCATCCGCGACAACGAGATCTCCGCCGCGGCCATGGGCAAGGACATCAACCGGCGCCGCCTGGAAATCTTCGTGCTGGGCTGCATCCTGATGGGTATCGGCGGCGGTGCGTTGGCCTCGTTCAACAGCATCTTCGACCCCAACGGCTTCCTGCCGCTGAACCACACTTTCCTGGTGCTGGTGATGGTCATTCTGGGTGGGCCCGGCAACAACCTGGGCACCATCTTCGGCGCCGTGGCGGTCTACATCATCTGGCTGATGTCCGAGCCCTTGGCGCTGTTCGTGATGCACGGGGCGGCCGCCATCGGTGAGGGCTGGTTCGGCTGGGAGGCGCCGGGCAACCTCGACAGCCGCGCGCTGCAGGCCCGGGTGTTCGTGATAGGCCTGTTGATCACCCTGGTGCTGCGCTTCGCCCCGCAGGGGTTACTGCCCGAGAAAGTCAAACACCACGGGTAG
- a CDS encoding ABC transporter ATP-binding protein has product MPLLEARDVHGGYGGMNILNGVNMSIEANEVGVIVGPNGAGKSTILKAIFGLLIVSQGEILLRGEPIHNLPPNKLVQKGMGFVPQEKNVFPSLSVKENLEMGAFLKPGNVKRMLKQVYDFFPPLYDKRHQPAGELSGGQRQMVAMGRALMAEPDVLLLDEPTAGLSPLYMNEIFERVKEINAAGVGILMVEQNAKQALAIADKGFVLAAGKNRFTDTGAALLADPEVAKSFLGG; this is encoded by the coding sequence ATGCCATTACTCGAAGCACGCGACGTGCACGGCGGCTACGGCGGCATGAACATCCTCAACGGGGTGAACATGTCGATCGAGGCCAATGAGGTCGGCGTGATCGTCGGCCCCAACGGCGCCGGCAAGTCGACCATACTCAAGGCCATCTTCGGCCTGCTCATCGTCAGTCAGGGCGAAATTCTGCTGCGCGGCGAGCCGATCCACAACCTGCCGCCCAACAAGCTGGTGCAGAAGGGCATGGGCTTCGTGCCCCAGGAGAAGAACGTCTTTCCCAGCCTCTCGGTGAAGGAGAACCTGGAGATGGGCGCGTTCCTCAAGCCGGGCAACGTCAAGCGCATGCTCAAGCAGGTCTACGACTTCTTTCCTCCGCTCTACGACAAGCGCCACCAGCCCGCCGGCGAGCTTTCCGGCGGCCAGCGGCAGATGGTCGCCATGGGCCGCGCGCTGATGGCCGAGCCCGACGTGCTGCTGCTCGACGAGCCCACCGCCGGCCTTTCGCCGCTCTACATGAACGAGATCTTCGAGCGCGTAAAGGAGATCAACGCCGCCGGCGTGGGCATCCTCATGGTCGAACAGAACGCCAAGCAGGCCCTGGCCATCGCCGACAAGGGCTTCGTGCTGGCTGCCGGCAAGAACCGCTTCACCGATACCGGCGCCGCCCTGCTCGCCGACCCGGAAGTGGCCAAGAGCTTCCTGGGCGGTTGA
- a CDS encoding ABC transporter ATP-binding protein: MPSIIDVRHVHKAFGGLKVINDCSIQVEKGSITGLIGPNGAGKSTLFNIIAGALPLDSGQVLLDGEDITNRPANELFHKGLLRTFQIAHEFSHMTALENLMMVPPRQAGENLFDAWLKPGLVRREEAEVRRRALEVVDFIGLHHVRNELAGNLSGGQKKLLELGRTMMTDARVVLLDEIAAGVNRTLLGDLVSNIERLNREMGYTFLVIEHDMEMIARLCDPVIVLAQGSVMVEGSIEEIQNDPQVIEAYFGSNAA; the protein is encoded by the coding sequence ATGCCATCCATCATCGACGTCAGGCACGTTCACAAGGCCTTCGGTGGCCTGAAGGTCATCAACGACTGCTCGATCCAGGTCGAGAAGGGCTCGATCACCGGGCTGATCGGCCCCAACGGGGCCGGCAAGTCGACCTTGTTCAACATCATCGCCGGTGCCCTGCCCCTCGACAGCGGCCAGGTCCTGCTCGACGGCGAGGACATCACCAACCGTCCCGCCAACGAGCTGTTCCACAAGGGCCTGCTGCGCACCTTCCAGATCGCCCATGAATTCTCCCACATGACCGCACTGGAGAACCTGATGATGGTGCCGCCGCGGCAGGCCGGGGAGAACCTCTTCGACGCCTGGCTCAAGCCGGGACTGGTGCGCCGTGAGGAGGCCGAGGTACGCCGCCGCGCGCTCGAGGTAGTCGATTTCATCGGCCTGCACCACGTGCGCAACGAACTGGCCGGCAACCTTTCCGGTGGGCAGAAGAAGCTGCTGGAACTTGGCCGCACCATGATGACCGACGCCCGCGTGGTACTGCTCGACGAGATCGCCGCCGGGGTCAACCGCACCCTGCTGGGCGACCTGGTGAGCAACATCGAACGGCTCAACCGCGAGATGGGCTATACCTTCCTGGTCATCGAGCACGACATGGAGATGATTGCGCGCCTGTGCGACCCCGTGATCGTACTGGCCCAGGGCAGCGTGATGGTCGAGGGCAGCATCGAGGAGATCCAGAACGATCCCCAGGTGATCGAAGCCTACTTCGGGTCCAATGCTGCCTGA
- a CDS encoding sodium-dependent transporter translates to MSTYNVWTHKGTFLLAAVGSAVGLGNLWRFPYLAGENGGGAFILIYALTIFAVGIPILIAETMLGRASRRSPIMGMQFLTRTHKASRGWVSIGWLGAASAFLILSFYSVIAGWAIHYTWLMLTGTLVGADAATIGAGFDALLASPGLLTLYHTLFIIASGLLVGMGIHKGIENGLRIMMPALFVILLVVLAYGIANGDFAAAASFLFTFNLADLSLEGWLQAMGQSFFTLSLGMGAIMAYGAYMASDASLSRTAFAIAFIDTAVAMVAGLAIFSLVFGAGLDADAGPGLMFVTLPLAFAEMPLGGLVGGVFFILVLGAAISSSISLIEPVAAFLVERFDLTRPQAVFVMVVASWALGLMTVVSFNLWAEASLFHTLFGRSGFDFIELLTNIFMPLGGLLIALFAGWALTHSEVMKEMRTSETWFQVWRFLVRFVAPAAVAFVFLRTIPQVEGYLFPTVGALVIVGAFAGGRTFLAGNRQEQ, encoded by the coding sequence ATGAGCACGTACAACGTCTGGACACACAAGGGTACCTTTCTGTTGGCTGCCGTCGGCTCGGCAGTGGGGCTCGGCAATCTATGGCGCTTTCCCTATCTTGCCGGTGAGAACGGCGGCGGCGCCTTCATCCTGATCTACGCCCTGACCATCTTCGCCGTCGGCATTCCGATCCTGATCGCCGAGACCATGCTCGGCCGCGCCAGCCGCCGAAGCCCGATCATGGGCATGCAGTTCCTGACTCGTACCCACAAGGCCTCACGCGGCTGGGTATCGATCGGCTGGCTGGGTGCAGCCTCGGCGTTCCTCATCCTGAGCTTCTACTCGGTGATCGCCGGCTGGGCGATCCACTACACCTGGCTGATGCTCACCGGCACGCTGGTAGGTGCCGACGCCGCCACCATCGGCGCCGGTTTCGATGCGCTGCTGGCCTCGCCGGGGCTGCTCACGCTCTACCACACCCTGTTCATCATCGCCTCGGGGCTGCTGGTGGGCATGGGCATTCACAAGGGCATCGAGAACGGGCTGCGCATCATGATGCCGGCGCTGTTCGTGATCCTGCTGGTGGTGCTCGCCTACGGCATCGCCAATGGCGACTTCGCCGCCGCGGCAAGCTTCCTGTTCACCTTCAACCTGGCCGACCTGAGCCTCGAAGGCTGGCTGCAGGCGATGGGCCAGTCGTTCTTCACCCTGAGCCTCGGCATGGGCGCGATCATGGCCTACGGCGCCTACATGGCAAGCGACGCCTCGCTGAGCCGCACCGCCTTCGCCATCGCCTTCATCGATACCGCCGTGGCCATGGTCGCGGGCCTGGCGATCTTCTCGCTGGTGTTCGGCGCCGGGCTCGACGCCGACGCCGGGCCGGGGCTGATGTTCGTGACGCTGCCGCTGGCCTTCGCCGAGATGCCTCTCGGCGGCTTGGTCGGCGGGGTGTTCTTCATCCTCGTACTGGGGGCAGCCATCAGTTCCTCGATCTCGCTGATCGAGCCGGTGGCCGCCTTTCTCGTCGAGCGCTTCGACCTCACCCGCCCGCAGGCGGTGTTCGTCATGGTGGTGGCCAGTTGGGCGCTGGGGCTGATGACGGTGGTCAGCTTCAACCTGTGGGCCGAGGCCAGCCTCTTCCACACCCTGTTCGGCCGCAGCGGTTTCGACTTCATCGAGCTATTGACCAATATCTTCATGCCGCTGGGCGGTCTGCTCATCGCGCTGTTCGCCGGCTGGGCATTGACCCACTCCGAGGTGATGAAGGAGATGCGCACCAGCGAGACCTGGTTCCAGGTCTGGCGCTTCCTGGTACGATTCGTGGCGCCGGCGGCGGTGGCCTTCGTGTTCCTGCGTACCATCCCGCAGGTCGAGGGCTACCTGTTTCCGACCGTGGGTGCGCTGGTCATCGTCGGCGCCTTCGCCGGTGGCCGCACCTTCCTGGCCGGCAACCGCCAGGAGCAGTAG
- a CDS encoding branched-chain amino acid ABC transporter permease, whose product MNELVFFINNVIVAGSVSGSIYAIGAIGVTLVFSIMRFAHFAHADMMTFGAFMVLLLTMAFPGVGAVVGLPTPVVMLPLAIVLTALLAVGIDKAFYKPLRAHGVKPIVMVIGSLGVTLMLQGLIRLFSGTGAQNLYLAGERKEIYRLEVPFELATRPITITEPQIILFVLTVVSVVGLHLFLNRTRLGKAMRAMSDNPDLARSSGINTNHIVAVTWVIAGGLAAIAGTLLSLDVTFKPDLSFFLLLPIFAAAIVGGVGHPYGAIAGGFVVGFAETLAVFNWSVLLRPFRDSLPEWLAEAGNLAFVGTEYKIVVPFFILVAILIWRPTGIFKGKVI is encoded by the coding sequence GTGAACGAACTGGTATTCTTCATCAACAACGTGATCGTCGCCGGCAGCGTGTCCGGCTCGATCTACGCAATCGGCGCCATCGGTGTGACGCTGGTTTTCAGCATCATGCGCTTCGCCCACTTCGCCCATGCCGACATGATGACCTTCGGCGCCTTCATGGTGCTGCTGCTGACCATGGCCTTCCCCGGCGTGGGCGCGGTGGTGGGGCTGCCCACGCCCGTGGTCATGCTGCCGCTGGCCATCGTGCTGACTGCCCTGCTCGCGGTGGGCATCGACAAGGCGTTCTACAAGCCGCTGCGCGCCCACGGCGTCAAGCCCATCGTCATGGTGATCGGCTCGCTGGGTGTGACCCTGATGCTGCAAGGGCTGATCCGCCTGTTCTCGGGCACCGGCGCGCAGAACCTGTACCTGGCCGGTGAGCGCAAGGAGATCTACCGCCTCGAAGTACCGTTCGAGCTGGCGACCCGGCCCATCACCATCACCGAACCGCAGATCATCCTGTTCGTCCTGACCGTCGTCAGTGTGGTGGGGCTGCACCTCTTCCTCAACCGTACGCGGCTGGGCAAGGCGATGCGTGCCATGTCCGACAATCCCGACCTGGCGCGGTCCTCGGGCATCAACACCAACCACATCGTGGCGGTAACCTGGGTGATCGCCGGCGGCCTGGCGGCCATCGCCGGCACCCTGCTGTCGCTCGACGTGACCTTCAAGCCCGACCTGAGCTTCTTCCTGCTGCTGCCGATCTTCGCCGCGGCCATCGTCGGCGGCGTGGGCCATCCCTACGGCGCCATCGCCGGCGGCTTCGTGGTGGGCTTCGCCGAGACACTGGCAGTGTTCAACTGGTCGGTGCTGCTGCGCCCCTTCCGCGACAGCCTGCCCGAATGGCTGGCCGAGGCCGGCAACCTCGCCTTCGTCGGCACCGAGTACAAGATCGTGGTGCCATTCTTCATCCTGGTGGCGATCCTGATTTGGCGCCCCACCGGTATCTTCAAGGGGAAGGTGATCTGA